One Spea bombifrons isolate aSpeBom1 chromosome 1, aSpeBom1.2.pri, whole genome shotgun sequence DNA window includes the following coding sequences:
- the LOC128474275 gene encoding uncharacterized protein LOC128474275 has translation MRTPELNYFVIIVLFATHETKGNVSSPAPGFSSSPLMPISTVKSSTSVTQIEQNAHIYPSITIPAEAHPTLESDLSPELPSSSFSPEPYNMGPSQMPQFRESANSEVSRVSEETNSINEILTGNDELFNINQITISPELGNIVQDLPSAKSTPSVNDESRVNVNDRTEIDLIIDGTASSGITTKKGRLGPEPWKIGLISAAVFLAVEVLVLTVYCFVCRKRRSAFVVKNCEQDSEAGETINVESNDNTITGEEGTLNCTHVVDGSNNAVQEEGQKKCELKSKTMDNKSTDV, from the exons GAAATGTTTCATCTCCGGCTCCTGGTTTTTCCTCTTCACCACTGATGCCAATATCAACCGTGAAATCGTCTACTAGTGTTACCCAAATTGAACAGAATGCacatatctatccatctatcacAATACCAGCTGAAGCACACCCAACACTTGAATCAG ACCTTTCACCAGAATTACCAAGCAGCAGTTTTTCACCAGAGCCATATAATATGGGGCCTTCACAGATGCCACAGTTTCGGGAAAGTGCTAACTCAGAGGTTTCTCGTGTCAGTGAAGAGACTAACAGTATAAATGAAATCCTTACTGGAAATGATGAGCTCTTCAACATTAATCAAATAACTATATCACCAGAACTGGGAAATATTGTGCAGGATTTGCCTTCAGCAAAATCAACACCATCTGTTAATGATGAGTCAAGAGTCAATGTTAATGACAGAACAGAAATTGATCTAATCATAGATGGAACTGCATCTTCAG GcattacaacaaaaaaaggaagattaGGACCCGAGCCCTGGAAAATTGGTCTAATCTCGGCAGCTGTGTTTCTTGCAGTGGAGGTTTTAGTGCTGACTGTCTATTGCTTTGTATGTAGAAAAAGAAG GAGTGCTTTTGTAGTAAAAAACTGTGAACAAGATAGTGAAGCTGGAGAAACAATTAATGTTGAATCCAATGACAATACAATAACCGGAGAGGAGGGAACATTAAACTG TACGCATGTAGTGGACGGTTCAAATAATGCAGTGCAGGAGGAAGGGCAGAAGAAATGTGAGCTTAAGAGTAAAACTATGGACAATAAGTCAACTGATGtctaa
- the TYRP1 gene encoding 5,6-dihydroxyindole-2-carboxylic acid oxidase isoform X1 — protein sequence MQCNPCCIFSLSHFFSLYAAMAALNKAMFSCISWRIIVVLALVSIGHDVSAQFPRQCVTPEVLASGECCPGLFPDQSPDPNDQCGATVGRGICVPVIVDTRPHGPQYQLDGLDDREQWPTRFFNRTCRCVGRFDGYNCGSCKPGWTGDKCDQAVVAIRRNILDLRKEERKKFVDALDLAKRTIHPDYVIATRRYVELIDPTRNTTNFENISIYDFFVWTHYYSVSKTFLGPGQGSAGGIDFSHEGPAFLTWHRYHLMQLERDLQKLLRDPSFALPYWNFAIGGNECDICTDDLVGARSNFDSNLISPNSVFSRWQVVCEYVEDYESLGTICNNTAGSPIRRNPAGNTARPMVQRLPEIQDVVLCLEVNLFDTPPYFSNSTDSFRNTIEGYSEPSGKYDPSVRSLHNLAHLFLNGTGGQTHLSPNDPIFILLHTYTDAIFDEWLRRHDTDPAQYPIENAPIGHNRQYNMVPFWPPVTNSEMFVTAPQNLGYSYQVQWPSRSFTTTEIITVAVIAALILVAVVFAGVSCAVRRRRSKNEVLQPLLGEQYPRYAEDNKENTQSV from the exons ATGCAATGTAATCCCTGCTGCATCTTTAGTTTGTCTCATTTCTTTTCACTATACGCAG CTATGGCTGCTTTGAACAAGGCAATGTTTTCCTGCATCTCTTGGAGGATAATTGTGGTCCTTGCACTTGTTTCTATTGGCCATGATGTCTCTGCCCAATTTCCTCGCCAGTGCGTCACCCCTGAAGTTTTGGCGAGTGGGGAGTGCTGTCCGGGTCTTTTCCCTGATCAGTCTCCAGACCCAAATGACCAGTGTGGTGCTACAGTGGGTCGTGGTATTTGTGTGCCAGTTATAGTGGACACCAGACCTCATGGACCCCAGTATCAGCTCGATGGGCTAGATGACCGAGAGCAATGGCCAACACGTTTCTTCAATAGAACTTGTAGGTGCGTGGGACGATTTGATGGCTACAACTGTGGCAGCTGCAAGCCTGGGTGGACAGGTGATAAATGTGACCAGGCAGTAGTAGCAA TCAGGAGAAACATCTTAGATCTGCGCAAAGAGGAGAGGAAGAAGTTTGTAGATGCCTTGGACCTTGCAAAGAGGACAATCCATCCAGACTATGTCATAGCCACAAGGCGCTATGTAGAGCTTATAGATCCAACCCGAAACACCACAAACTTTGAAAATATATCGATCTATGACTTCTTTGTCTGGACCCACTATTACTCTGTCAGTAAGACTTTTCTTGGCCCTGGCCAAGGAAGTGCGGGTGGTATAGATTTCTCTCATGAGGGTCCAGCGTTCCTTACCTGGCACAGGTACCACTTGATGCAACTGGAAAGGGACCTCCAG AAACTACTTCGTGATCCCTCCTTTGCTCTTCCATATTGGAACTTTGCTATTGGTGGAAATGAGTGTGACATCTGCACAGACGACCTTGTGGGTGCCAGAAGTAATTTTGATTCTAATTTGATCAGtccaaattctgtgttttctcGTTGGCAAGTTGTGTGCGAATATGTGGAAGACTATGAATCCTTGGGAACGATCTGCAACA ATACAGCTGGCAGTCCGATCAGGCGAAATCCTGCTGGAAATACTGCCAGGCCAATGGTACAACGGCTTCCTGAGATACAAGATGTTGTACTCTGCTTAGAAGTGAATCTGTTTGATACGCCACCGTATTTCTCCAACTCCACTGACAGCTTCAGGAATACTATTGAAG GATACAGTGAACCATCTGGGAAGTATGACCCCTCTGTGAGAAGCCTCCATAATTTAGCCCATCTGTTTCTAAATGGAACTGGAGGGCAGACTCATCTGTCTCCAAATGATCCAATCTTCATTCTTCTGCATACCTATACTGATGCCATATTTGATGAATGGCTTAGAAGGCATGATACAG ATCCAGCCCAATACCCAATTGAGAATGCCCCTATTGGCCACAACAGGCAATACAACATGGTCCCATTCTGGCCTCCAGTGACTAATAGTGAAATGTTTGTAACTGCACCACAAAACTTGGGCTACTCATACCAAGTCCAGTGGCCAA GTCGTTCATTCACCACTACAGAGATAATAACTGTTGCTGTTATAGCTGCTTTAATCCTTGTAGCTGTAGTTTTTGCTGGTGTTTCTTGTGCTGTACGCCGCAGAAGAAGTAAGAATGAGGTACTCCAGCCACTGCTTGGTGAACAATACCCACGTTACGCTGAAGATAATAAAGAGAACACTCAATCAGTGTGA
- the TYRP1 gene encoding 5,6-dihydroxyindole-2-carboxylic acid oxidase isoform X2 → MAALNKAMFSCISWRIIVVLALVSIGHDVSAQFPRQCVTPEVLASGECCPGLFPDQSPDPNDQCGATVGRGICVPVIVDTRPHGPQYQLDGLDDREQWPTRFFNRTCRCVGRFDGYNCGSCKPGWTGDKCDQAVVAIRRNILDLRKEERKKFVDALDLAKRTIHPDYVIATRRYVELIDPTRNTTNFENISIYDFFVWTHYYSVSKTFLGPGQGSAGGIDFSHEGPAFLTWHRYHLMQLERDLQKLLRDPSFALPYWNFAIGGNECDICTDDLVGARSNFDSNLISPNSVFSRWQVVCEYVEDYESLGTICNNTAGSPIRRNPAGNTARPMVQRLPEIQDVVLCLEVNLFDTPPYFSNSTDSFRNTIEGYSEPSGKYDPSVRSLHNLAHLFLNGTGGQTHLSPNDPIFILLHTYTDAIFDEWLRRHDTDPAQYPIENAPIGHNRQYNMVPFWPPVTNSEMFVTAPQNLGYSYQVQWPSRSFTTTEIITVAVIAALILVAVVFAGVSCAVRRRRSKNEVLQPLLGEQYPRYAEDNKENTQSV, encoded by the exons ATGGCTGCTTTGAACAAGGCAATGTTTTCCTGCATCTCTTGGAGGATAATTGTGGTCCTTGCACTTGTTTCTATTGGCCATGATGTCTCTGCCCAATTTCCTCGCCAGTGCGTCACCCCTGAAGTTTTGGCGAGTGGGGAGTGCTGTCCGGGTCTTTTCCCTGATCAGTCTCCAGACCCAAATGACCAGTGTGGTGCTACAGTGGGTCGTGGTATTTGTGTGCCAGTTATAGTGGACACCAGACCTCATGGACCCCAGTATCAGCTCGATGGGCTAGATGACCGAGAGCAATGGCCAACACGTTTCTTCAATAGAACTTGTAGGTGCGTGGGACGATTTGATGGCTACAACTGTGGCAGCTGCAAGCCTGGGTGGACAGGTGATAAATGTGACCAGGCAGTAGTAGCAA TCAGGAGAAACATCTTAGATCTGCGCAAAGAGGAGAGGAAGAAGTTTGTAGATGCCTTGGACCTTGCAAAGAGGACAATCCATCCAGACTATGTCATAGCCACAAGGCGCTATGTAGAGCTTATAGATCCAACCCGAAACACCACAAACTTTGAAAATATATCGATCTATGACTTCTTTGTCTGGACCCACTATTACTCTGTCAGTAAGACTTTTCTTGGCCCTGGCCAAGGAAGTGCGGGTGGTATAGATTTCTCTCATGAGGGTCCAGCGTTCCTTACCTGGCACAGGTACCACTTGATGCAACTGGAAAGGGACCTCCAG AAACTACTTCGTGATCCCTCCTTTGCTCTTCCATATTGGAACTTTGCTATTGGTGGAAATGAGTGTGACATCTGCACAGACGACCTTGTGGGTGCCAGAAGTAATTTTGATTCTAATTTGATCAGtccaaattctgtgttttctcGTTGGCAAGTTGTGTGCGAATATGTGGAAGACTATGAATCCTTGGGAACGATCTGCAACA ATACAGCTGGCAGTCCGATCAGGCGAAATCCTGCTGGAAATACTGCCAGGCCAATGGTACAACGGCTTCCTGAGATACAAGATGTTGTACTCTGCTTAGAAGTGAATCTGTTTGATACGCCACCGTATTTCTCCAACTCCACTGACAGCTTCAGGAATACTATTGAAG GATACAGTGAACCATCTGGGAAGTATGACCCCTCTGTGAGAAGCCTCCATAATTTAGCCCATCTGTTTCTAAATGGAACTGGAGGGCAGACTCATCTGTCTCCAAATGATCCAATCTTCATTCTTCTGCATACCTATACTGATGCCATATTTGATGAATGGCTTAGAAGGCATGATACAG ATCCAGCCCAATACCCAATTGAGAATGCCCCTATTGGCCACAACAGGCAATACAACATGGTCCCATTCTGGCCTCCAGTGACTAATAGTGAAATGTTTGTAACTGCACCACAAAACTTGGGCTACTCATACCAAGTCCAGTGGCCAA GTCGTTCATTCACCACTACAGAGATAATAACTGTTGCTGTTATAGCTGCTTTAATCCTTGTAGCTGTAGTTTTTGCTGGTGTTTCTTGTGCTGTACGCCGCAGAAGAAGTAAGAATGAGGTACTCCAGCCACTGCTTGGTGAACAATACCCACGTTACGCTGAAGATAATAAAGAGAACACTCAATCAGTGTGA